A stretch of DNA from Bacteroidales bacterium WCE2008:
TGCTTTCTTTGCCATATTCTAAATCTCCTATTTTACTTAATTTCACGGTGAAGTGTCACTTTGTGGAGGTATGGATTGTATTTCTTACGCTCCAGACGCTCGGTAGTGTTCTTCTTGTTCTTGGTGGTAATGTACCTTGACATTCCCGGTACACCGCTTTCTTTCTGCTCAGTGCACTCCAGAATTACCTGGACCCTGTTTCCTTTAGCTTTCTTTGCCATAACTCATACGTTTAAACAAGGTTAATATATCCGTTGTTCTGAGCATCCTTGAGGGTAGCGGCAAGACCGTTCTTCTCGATGATTCTCATACCCTTGCAAGAAACCTTGAGGGTGATAAACCTC
This window harbors:
- a CDS encoding large subunit ribosomal protein L33; the protein is MAKKAKGNRVQVILECTEQKESGVPGMSRYITTKNKKNTTERLERKKYNPYLHKVTLHREIK